Proteins found in one Miscanthus floridulus cultivar M001 chromosome 4, ASM1932011v1, whole genome shotgun sequence genomic segment:
- the LOC136551583 gene encoding probable NAD(P)H dehydrogenase subunit CRR3, chloroplastic isoform X3, producing MACRLALAGATATAAAARAPRRAVITAASASSAGEPARRIIRRRAPPGQQGSATAPPAQPSVAEVRRAIGVSDDDASAAASMEAKNSAFMDLIATTPIGKPESEPERRLREAAEWVVDNTETRACEGQKSFLVLCMMTFPAWFLLMFIALGVMKLPFDIPVLDNLLM from the exons ATGGCCTGCCGCCTCGCCCTCGCcggcgccaccgccaccgccgccgctgcccgcgcCCCCCGTCGCGCCGTGATCACCGCCGCCTCCGCTTCTTCCGCCGGAGAACCCGCGCGCCGCATCAtccgccgccgcgcgccaccggGGCAGCAGGGCTCTGCGACCGCGCCCCCCGCCCAGCCGTCCGTCGCGGAGGTGCGCCGCGCCATCGGCGTCTCCGACGACGATGCGTCGGCCGCCGCATCCATGGAGGCGAAGAACTCCGCGTTCATGGACCTCATCGCTACCACGCCCATCGGGAAGCCGGAGAGCGAGCCCGAGCGCCGCCTCCGCGAGGCCGCCGAGTGGGTAGTCGACAACACTGAGACGCGCGCTTGCGAAG GACAGAAGTCTTTCTTAGTGCTATGCATGATGACATTTCCTGCGTGGTTCTTGCTCATGTTTATTGCCCTTGGAGTCATGAAGTTACCATTTGATATTCCAGTTCTGGATAATCTGCTAATGTAA
- the LOC136551583 gene encoding probable NAD(P)H dehydrogenase subunit CRR3, chloroplastic isoform X2 — MACRLALAGATATAAAARAPRRAVITAASASSAGEPARRIIRRRAPPGQQGSATAPPAQPSVAEVRRAIGVSDDDASAAASMEAKNSAFMDLIATTPIGKPESEPERRLREAAEWVVDNTETRACEGQKSFLVLCMMTFPAWFLLMFIALGVMKLPFDIPVLDNLLIYIYY; from the exons ATGGCCTGCCGCCTCGCCCTCGCcggcgccaccgccaccgccgccgctgcccgcgcCCCCCGTCGCGCCGTGATCACCGCCGCCTCCGCTTCTTCCGCCGGAGAACCCGCGCGCCGCATCAtccgccgccgcgcgccaccggGGCAGCAGGGCTCTGCGACCGCGCCCCCCGCCCAGCCGTCCGTCGCGGAGGTGCGCCGCGCCATCGGCGTCTCCGACGACGATGCGTCGGCCGCCGCATCCATGGAGGCGAAGAACTCCGCGTTCATGGACCTCATCGCTACCACGCCCATCGGGAAGCCGGAGAGCGAGCCCGAGCGCCGCCTCCGCGAGGCCGCCGAGTGGGTAGTCGACAACACTGAGACGCGCGCTTGCGAAG GACAGAAGTCTTTCTTAGTGCTATGCATGATGACATTTCCTGCGTGGTTCTTGCTCATGTTTATTGCCCTTGGAGTCATGAAGTTACCATTTGATATTCCAGTTCTGGATAATCTGCTAAT